From the genome of Candidatus Cybelea sp.:
CATGTCGCGTACCTTGACGACCGCACCGAGATGGACTTCGTCGGCGGCATACTCCGATTCGTCGATGATGCGGGCGTTGCGGATCATCGCCTCGAGCTTGAGGATACGCCCCTCGATGAAGGCCTGCTCTTGCTTCGCGTCTTCATACTCGGCGTTTTCGCTCAGATCGCCGTACTCTTTGGCCTGGCGGATCCGGTCGTTGACCTCGCGGCGGTGGACGCTCTTGAGCTCGTCGAGCTCCTGTTCCAGCTTCGTCAGACCCTCCGCGGTCAGGACGATCTCTTTGTCGTTCAACTAATTCTCGACCTCACGTGGGCGTGGTCGGCGCCCAACAGCTAACGGTGCGCCTTGCGAACGCTGGCGCCGATTGTTCTCAACGCCCCGCGGGAACGCCTTCTATACCCGGGCGCCGCCCCTATCTAACCCGCCGGGGCCCCAGTTCCACGACGCGGGGCCGCAGCGCAAGCTCGCGGAGCAGCCGCTCGTAGTCGGCCGGGACCACGTCGCTCCATTTCTTCCCCAGCAGCGCCAAGAGCGCGGCCTCGAGCACGTTGGTCCCAAAAGAGCGGCCGGCGAGCTCCGGGGTCGTGGTGATGAGGGTTTTGACGCCGCGCGCCGCCAGCTCGTCAACGTCGCGCTCGGTCACCGTATTGGTCAGGACGATCTTTCCGTCGAGCCGCTCGGGCATGAACTGGCGCATGAAATGGAAGTCGCCGGCGATGATCTCCGCCTCTTCGTAGTAACGCGGATATTTGGGCTCGGGCGGCTTCTCTTGCTTCTTGCCGGTCGGATAAAAGAACTGAAACGGCAGCTTGCACGCATCCGGCAGATACTTTTCGGCGAGCGCTTCGAACTCGTGCAGTCCGCGCACCGGCATGTCCTTGTCGAGTGCGAAGATGAAGTCGCCGAACAGCACGTCGGCCCCCGCGTCGACCAGCGCCTGCGCCATTCCGAAACGATCGAGCGCGCTGACCATCAGGACGTGCTTTCCGTGCAGATCCATCGAAAGGTCGTCCTGCATGAAGCGCACCGCTTCGCGCTCGAGCGTGTTCTTCAACCCGCTTCCGTCGACGATCGGGGTGATCTTCGCGGCCTCGAGCAGCCGCAGGCCGTCGCGCAGCGCGTAGCGGTGCCGCCCGGCATAAAGATAGACGTCGATGCCGCCCAAGCCGATGGCGTCGACCTTTCCGTCGAGCTCGTGGACCATCCCGATCGCGACGTCGAGTTTG
Proteins encoded in this window:
- the greA gene encoding transcription elongation factor GreA, which produces MNDKEIVLTAEGLTKLEQELDELKSVHRREVNDRIRQAKEYGDLSENAEYEDAKQEQAFIEGRILKLEAMIRNARIIDESEYAADEVHLGAVVKVRDMKKNDGYEFSIVGSAEADPSNQRISNESPLGRALMGHKKGTVVDVVTPRGVVKYKIEAIKSNSPKKAAKKAS